Proteins encoded by one window of Methanothermobacter sp. K4:
- a CDS encoding DNA glycosylase: protein MDIPVREFDLELTQESGQTSQPPWRRVDGAFRELLIIEGVPCPVEVRVEDEVLRVNPYSEVPRKPLKKKIEYIFDLKFEIEDLYSFLEDKGLSDTIQSSGGLRLFLAKDQFECIISSIASANCSIKRWTRAVDDIKRGWGDCHVFRGERFYTFPSPATLAGVEEESLEDLQRREDKLPDDFRFTDLRSCGVGYRAPYIRETSRILSEELDISEIHRMDYQDAREVLLELPGVGPKVADCILLYGFRKTEAFPVDVWVRRIMNHLYPERNFSARGIAEFAAREYGEMAGYVQLYLFNHARRSGLLEKLRG from the coding sequence CCCAGCCACCATGGAGAAGGGTTGACGGCGCCTTCAGGGAGCTCCTCATAATCGAGGGAGTGCCATGCCCTGTGGAGGTGAGGGTTGAGGATGAAGTCCTCAGGGTGAACCCCTACTCTGAAGTCCCCAGAAAACCTTTAAAGAAGAAGATAGAGTATATATTTGACCTTAAATTTGAAATTGAAGATTTATACAGTTTTCTTGAGGATAAGGGGCTCTCAGATACTATCCAATCATCAGGGGGCCTGAGGTTATTCCTTGCAAAGGATCAATTTGAGTGCATAATCTCCTCCATAGCCTCCGCCAACTGCTCCATTAAGAGATGGACAAGGGCAGTGGATGATATCAAAAGGGGCTGGGGTGACTGCCACGTATTCAGGGGGGAGAGGTTCTACACCTTTCCCTCACCCGCCACCCTTGCAGGGGTTGAGGAGGAATCACTTGAGGACCTTCAGAGGCGTGAGGATAAGCTCCCTGATGATTTCAGGTTCACTGACCTCAGATCATGTGGGGTGGGCTACAGGGCCCCCTACATAAGGGAGACCTCAAGGATACTCTCTGAGGAACTTGATATCAGCGAAATCCACAGGATGGACTATCAGGACGCCAGGGAGGTCCTCCTTGAACTGCCAGGGGTTGGCCCGAAGGTGGCTGACTGCATACTCCTCTATGGGTTCAGGAAGACCGAGGCGTTCCCTGTTGACGTATGGGTGAGGAGGATAATGAACCACCTCTACCCTGAGAGGAACTTCAGTGCCAGGGGGATTGCTGAATTTGCAGCCCGAGAGTACGGTGAAATGGCGGGTTACGTCCAGCTATACCTATTCAACCATGCAAGGAGGTCGGGGCTACTTGAAAAACTCAGGGGTTAA
- a CDS encoding GAF domain-containing protein, whose protein sequence is MNDLNERLKSVSSVKEASDIVFDEIKMRTGSRYCYVAYVDPENGDSVGIRFSHLTDYCSYYEELGEARFRLPKSGRYGGLLGYSLDTGESFFTNNPAGHPAAHGIPEGHIKVSRFLSVAVKDDEGILGQIVAADPPENYNEGHLRVAEEIAEAYAGVLRRFYRGEIPLR, encoded by the coding sequence ATGAATGATCTGAATGAAAGACTGAAATCTGTTTCGTCAGTTAAGGAAGCCTCTGATATTGTCTTTGATGAAATAAAAATGAGAACAGGAAGCAGGTACTGCTATGTGGCCTACGTTGACCCTGAAAATGGGGACAGTGTTGGTATAAGGTTTTCCCACCTGACCGATTACTGCAGCTACTATGAGGAGCTGGGTGAGGCAAGGTTCAGGCTACCGAAAAGCGGGAGATACGGGGGGCTCCTGGGTTACTCCCTTGATACAGGGGAGTCATTCTTCACCAACAACCCGGCAGGACACCCTGCAGCCCACGGGATACCAGAGGGGCACATAAAGGTTTCAAGGTTCCTATCCGTGGCGGTGAAGGATGATGAGGGGATCCTAGGGCAGATAGTGGCAGCAGATCCCCCTGAAAATTACAATGAGGGCCACCTCAGGGTGGCTGAGGAGATCGCAGAGGCCTACGCCGGGGTCC